In Arthrobacter sp. MN05-02, one genomic interval encodes:
- a CDS encoding amino acid transporter, whose translation MLTFLEAVKRVLVGKPFASDRLRNRSLPKRLAMPVFSASALSSVAYAPDEILLTLALAGVASVAVSPWVGLAVIAVLLVVVASYRQAVHAYPSGGGDYEIAKRNIGPRAGTTVASALMIDYLLTVAVSVSAAAQYVVSLAPDLESGRVALAVVGVAVLVLLNLRGITRGIRARAVITYAFLAGIFALCATGIGQALTGTLAQAPSARFEIVPDAALDAGLVGLAGALLILRAFSAGAAALTGLEGPGSNVPRFEVPQGRNAATTLVILGVVASAMLAGVLYLANATRVHVVQDPQAQLLLDGAPVPDDYIQAPVVSQLARTVFDAGSPAFYAVVAVTALILLLAAHAAFNAFPVLASILATDGYLPRQLRTRGDRLTFSNGILALGLGAIVLILVFRADVTALVQLYIVGVFVSFTGGQLGLIRHWNRTLRSTVGKQERWRIHKSRAINSLGFGLTAAVLAVILVTKFEHGAWIAVLAMAILFAVMRSIKKHYDAVAEELAIDDAVRLRALPSRVHAVILVSHVRKPVLRALAFARASRPSRLDAITVDVDPEQTRRTLADWEKYEIPVPITVLASPYRDTITPILEYIRTMRRDSPRDLIVVYIPEYVVGKWWEQLVHNQTALRIKARLHFVPGVMVASVPWQLASSDAAPGSIRTLSRKTS comes from the coding sequence GTGCTGACTTTTCTCGAGGCCGTCAAGCGGGTGCTGGTGGGCAAGCCCTTCGCCAGCGACAGGCTGAGGAACAGGAGCCTGCCGAAGCGCCTCGCCATGCCCGTCTTCTCGGCGAGCGCGCTGTCCTCGGTGGCCTACGCCCCGGACGAGATCCTGCTGACGCTCGCGCTCGCGGGTGTGGCCTCCGTCGCCGTCTCGCCGTGGGTCGGCCTCGCCGTCATCGCCGTCCTGCTCGTCGTCGTCGCCTCCTACCGCCAGGCGGTGCACGCGTATCCCTCGGGCGGAGGGGACTACGAGATCGCCAAGCGGAACATCGGACCCCGCGCCGGCACCACCGTGGCGTCCGCGCTGATGATCGACTACCTGCTCACCGTGGCCGTCTCGGTATCCGCCGCCGCGCAGTACGTCGTCTCGCTCGCGCCCGACCTCGAGAGTGGGCGCGTCGCCCTCGCCGTCGTCGGTGTCGCGGTGCTCGTGCTGCTGAACCTGCGCGGCATCACGCGCGGTATCCGCGCCCGCGCGGTCATCACCTATGCCTTCCTCGCCGGGATCTTCGCCCTGTGCGCCACCGGCATCGGCCAGGCCCTCACGGGGACGCTCGCGCAGGCGCCCAGCGCGCGGTTCGAGATCGTCCCGGACGCCGCCCTCGACGCCGGCCTCGTGGGGCTGGCCGGCGCGCTCCTGATCCTCCGGGCGTTCTCCGCAGGTGCTGCGGCCCTGACAGGCCTGGAAGGGCCCGGTTCGAACGTGCCGCGCTTCGAGGTCCCGCAGGGCCGCAACGCGGCGACGACGCTCGTGATCCTCGGCGTCGTCGCCTCGGCGATGCTCGCCGGCGTCCTCTACCTCGCGAACGCCACCCGCGTGCACGTGGTTCAGGATCCGCAGGCCCAGCTGCTGCTCGACGGTGCGCCCGTCCCGGACGACTACATCCAGGCGCCCGTGGTCAGTCAGCTGGCGAGGACCGTCTTCGACGCCGGGTCTCCCGCCTTCTACGCGGTCGTGGCGGTGACCGCCCTGATCCTGCTCCTCGCGGCCCACGCCGCCTTCAACGCATTCCCCGTGCTCGCGTCCATCCTCGCGACGGACGGCTACCTGCCGCGCCAGCTGCGCACCCGCGGGGACAGGCTCACGTTCAGCAACGGCATCCTCGCCCTCGGGCTGGGGGCCATTGTCCTGATCCTCGTGTTCCGGGCCGACGTCACGGCGCTGGTGCAGCTGTACATCGTGGGGGTGTTCGTCTCCTTCACCGGCGGCCAGCTGGGCCTCATCCGGCACTGGAACAGGACCCTCCGCAGCACGGTGGGCAAGCAGGAGCGGTGGAGGATCCACAAGTCCCGTGCCATCAACTCCCTCGGCTTCGGACTCACCGCCGCGGTCCTCGCCGTCATCCTCGTCACCAAGTTCGAGCACGGCGCATGGATCGCGGTGCTCGCCATGGCGATCCTGTTCGCTGTCATGCGCAGCATCAAGAAGCACTACGACGCCGTCGCCGAGGAACTAGCGATCGACGACGCGGTCCGCCTGCGCGCCCTGCCCTCACGCGTGCACGCCGTGATCCTCGTCTCACACGTCCGGAAGCCGGTGCTGCGCGCCCTCGCCTTCGCCCGGGCCTCGCGCCCGTCGCGGCTGGACGCCATCACGGTCGACGTCGATCCCGAGCAGACCCGCCGAACCCTCGCCGACTGGGAGAAATACGAGATCCCGGTGCCGATCACCGTCCTCGCCTCGCCGTACCGCGACACCATCACACCGATCCTCGAGTACATCAGGACGATGCGCCGGGACTCACCCCGCGACCTCATCGTGGTCTACATCCCCGAGTACGTGGTGGGAAAGTGGTGGGAGCAGCTGGTCCACAACCAGACCGCCCTCCGCATCAAGGCACGGCTGCACTTCGTGCCCGGCGTGATGGTCGCCAGCGTGCCGTGGCAGCTCGCGTCCTCCGACGCGGCCCCCGGATCTATCAGGACCTTAAGTAGGAAGACATCATGA
- a CDS encoding hypothetical protein (possible pseudo due to frameshift), giving the protein MTDAVPAADPAENPDGTAGSTAGTAELTVERPAHGGHFVARHEGRVVFVRHALPGEVVRVRFTDTDEDASFWRADVAEVIEPSPHRVTHPWPLADALAAAAKGRSAVGGAEFGHIALDEQRRLKGAIFEEQLTRLAKTDRAVTVEAAPGEAADGLAWRTRAAFAVDSAGRLAMHLHRSHDVVPVREMPLAVAAVNDLRLWALDLTGIGRVDVAVPSGGGRAARAARSSGGHVPAPGRFGGLVRPRRLRGRPRSRVRAGRAAEGEDLAPGERPRHRLQGHGGRFLADPPGRSRGAGVRGARWTAPGAG; this is encoded by the coding sequence ATGACCGACGCCGTACCAGCCGCCGACCCCGCCGAGAACCCGGACGGGACAGCAGGCTCCACCGCCGGCACGGCCGAGCTGACCGTCGAACGGCCCGCCCACGGCGGGCACTTCGTGGCCCGGCACGAGGGCCGCGTGGTCTTCGTCCGCCATGCCCTGCCGGGCGAGGTGGTCCGCGTGCGCTTCACCGACACCGACGAGGACGCGAGCTTCTGGCGGGCGGATGTCGCCGAGGTGATCGAGCCCTCCCCGCACCGCGTGACCCATCCCTGGCCCCTGGCGGACGCCCTCGCCGCCGCCGCGAAGGGACGCTCCGCCGTCGGCGGCGCCGAATTCGGTCATATCGCCCTCGACGAGCAGCGCCGGCTCAAGGGCGCGATCTTCGAGGAGCAGCTGACCCGCCTCGCGAAGACCGACCGGGCGGTGACGGTCGAGGCAGCTCCCGGGGAAGCGGCCGACGGCCTGGCCTGGCGCACGCGCGCGGCGTTCGCGGTGGACTCCGCCGGCCGTCTCGCCATGCACCTGCACCGTTCCCACGACGTCGTCCCCGTCCGGGAGATGCCGCTGGCCGTCGCGGCCGTCAACGACCTGCGGCTGTGGGCGCTGGACCTCACCGGCATCGGGAGGGTGGACGTCGCCGTCCCGTCGGGCGGGGGGAGAGCCGCTCGTGCTGCTCGTTCCAGCGGCGGGCACGTCCCCGCGCCGGGTCGCTTCGGTGGCCTCGTCCGTCCACGGCGCCTCCGTGGGCGTCCTCGATCCCGAGTCCGGGCAGGTCGAGCGGCTGAAGGGGAGGACCTGGCTCCAGGAGAGCGTCCTCGGCATCGACTACAGGGTCACGGGGGCCGGTTTCTGGCAGATCCACCGGGGCGCTCCCGAGGCGCTGGTGTCCGCGGTGCTCGATGGACTGCACCCGGCGCCGGGTGA
- the dxs2 gene encoding 1-deoxy-D-xylulose-5-phosphate synthase 2, whose protein sequence is MGLLETIHGPQDLSKLSDAQLSALAEEIRTFLVSNVSRTGGHLGPNLGVVELTLGIHRVFDSPRDSIIFDTGHQSYVHKLVTGRQDFSTLRQQGGLSGYPSRAESVHDVVESSHASSSLSWADGISRARVLNGEGDRYAVVLVGDGALTGGMAWEAINNIAADKRRRVVIVVNDNGRSYAPTIGGVADYLASLRPTLDSVRTHRVYERTLDWVKTRMQNGGTVGEFSYKSLHAMKKGIKDWWAPQGLFEDLGMKYVGPVDGHDQAAVEQALQLAKNYEGPVIVHAITEKGHGYAPARAHEADQFHAVGIIDPETGEPVDTAGQQSWTSVFANEIADIADERPDIVGITGAMLIPVGLHRFAARHPDRVFDVGIAEQHAVASAAGMAFGGLHPVIALYATFLNRAFDQLLMDVALHRAGVTIVLDRSGVTGPDGASHHGMWDLALLQAIPGLHLAAPRDATRLREELREAVAISDAPSVVRYSKGSVGAEVEAIERLHDGVDVLSRRPAGSRANDVLIVSVGAMSELALDVSNRLGAQGISSTVIDPRWLLPVRRSVIDLAAEHRIVIVIEDGVRAGGVGSRIRQEMRSAGVDTALNEVGLPVEFLDHGSRNQVLERVGLTAQQITHDVVAQVLGTKVPVARPLADDASPVTGQFPKH, encoded by the coding sequence ATGGGACTCTTGGAGACGATCCACGGCCCACAGGACCTGAGCAAGCTCAGCGACGCGCAACTGTCAGCGCTCGCCGAGGAGATCCGAACCTTTTTGGTCAGCAACGTCTCGCGGACCGGCGGACACCTGGGCCCCAACCTCGGGGTCGTCGAGCTGACACTCGGCATCCACCGCGTGTTCGACTCCCCGCGGGACAGCATCATCTTCGACACCGGACACCAGTCCTACGTGCACAAGCTCGTGACCGGGCGGCAGGATTTCAGCACCCTGCGCCAGCAGGGCGGGCTGTCCGGCTACCCGTCCCGGGCGGAATCCGTGCACGACGTCGTCGAGAGCTCCCACGCCTCGTCCTCGCTGTCCTGGGCCGACGGCATCTCCCGCGCACGGGTCCTCAACGGCGAGGGCGACCGCTACGCCGTCGTCCTCGTGGGCGACGGCGCGCTCACCGGCGGCATGGCCTGGGAGGCGATCAACAACATCGCCGCGGACAAGCGGCGCAGGGTCGTGATCGTCGTCAACGACAACGGCCGTTCCTACGCGCCCACGATCGGCGGAGTGGCCGACTATCTCGCCTCGCTGCGTCCCACCCTCGACTCCGTACGCACCCACCGCGTCTACGAGCGCACCCTCGACTGGGTGAAGACCCGCATGCAGAACGGCGGCACGGTCGGCGAGTTCAGCTACAAGAGCCTCCACGCCATGAAGAAGGGCATCAAGGACTGGTGGGCACCCCAGGGGCTGTTCGAGGACCTCGGCATGAAGTACGTCGGCCCCGTGGACGGCCACGACCAGGCCGCCGTCGAACAGGCACTGCAGCTCGCGAAGAACTACGAGGGGCCCGTGATCGTGCACGCCATCACGGAGAAGGGCCACGGGTACGCCCCGGCCCGGGCCCACGAGGCCGACCAGTTCCACGCCGTCGGCATCATCGACCCGGAGACGGGCGAACCGGTGGACACTGCGGGCCAGCAGTCCTGGACCTCGGTGTTCGCCAACGAGATCGCCGACATCGCCGACGAGCGGCCGGACATCGTCGGCATCACCGGCGCCATGCTCATCCCCGTCGGACTGCACCGCTTCGCCGCCCGGCATCCGGACCGCGTGTTCGACGTCGGCATCGCCGAGCAGCATGCCGTGGCCAGCGCGGCCGGGATGGCCTTCGGCGGCCTGCACCCGGTCATCGCCCTCTATGCGACCTTCTTGAACCGCGCGTTCGACCAGCTCCTGATGGACGTGGCCCTGCACCGGGCCGGGGTGACGATCGTCCTCGACCGCTCGGGTGTCACGGGGCCCGACGGCGCGAGCCATCACGGCATGTGGGATCTCGCCCTGCTCCAGGCCATCCCGGGCCTGCACCTCGCCGCCCCGCGCGACGCCACGCGGCTGCGTGAGGAACTGCGTGAGGCGGTCGCCATCTCGGACGCCCCGAGCGTGGTCCGTTACTCGAAGGGATCCGTCGGCGCGGAAGTCGAGGCGATCGAACGCCTGCACGACGGCGTCGACGTGCTGTCCCGCCGGCCCGCCGGTTCCCGCGCCAACGACGTCCTGATCGTCAGCGTCGGGGCCATGAGCGAACTCGCGCTCGACGTGTCGAACAGGCTCGGCGCGCAGGGCATCAGCTCCACCGTGATCGATCCCCGCTGGCTCCTGCCGGTGCGCCGCTCCGTGATCGACCTCGCAGCCGAGCACCGCATCGTGATCGTGATCGAGGACGGTGTCCGGGCGGGCGGCGTGGGATCGAGGATCCGTCAGGAGATGCGGTCCGCGGGCGTCGACACCGCGCTCAACGAGGTGGGGCTCCCCGTCGAGTTCCTCGACCACGGATCCCGGAACCAGGTCCTCGAGCGCGTGGGCCTCACCGCACAGCAGATCACGCACGACGTCGTCGCGCAGGTCCTGGGCACGAAGGTGCCGGTCGCGAGGCCGCTCGCCGATGACGCGTCACCGGTCACCGGGCAGTTCCCGAAGCACTGA
- a CDS encoding hypothetical protein (possible pseudo due to internal stop codon/frameshift), translated as MDQSEQQGNEQAVAEAPATAPGSQEQAAPAKAPRKRRTASAPEGAPPRAPEAAPEEEAAVAPVRKRATRARKPVVVTNETEADAVAVPAGDEAVSPVSDAPAVTAPVRAPRTRRRAATAEAGPARPVEQPAAETSATPAAPPAAPPATDAAPADAPDAVGAGAGPAPAVAAEEKPARARRTSTRTRSRRATEPVQPDDAAVAAPAAADTPAGRPDAASSAAATDSRQPAQPREDTAQEDAQEDTQEDAVQQDAAQEDTSSDENRFDPFAIPESPLSLLFHAPDLSTVTVPSVRVAPPQEDTEEEEPDESGRRSRRSRRSRTRSRSDAGQTDSGTEDTGSENPEDTDGRTPANGPEEGAGVTSRRRRRRRRGDQDLELTGGEDDDPPNTVTRVRAPRQSSEPASDRVTSVRGSTRLEAKKQRRRESRDTGRRRQVITEAEFLARRESVDRQMIVRQRDDRIQIGVLEDGILAEHFVSRTQQDSLIGNVYVGKVQNVLPSMEAAFVDIGRGRNAVLYAGEVNWDAAGLDGQPRRIELALKSGDPVLVQVTKDPVGHKGARLTSQISLPGRYLVYVPGGSMTGISRKLPDVERNRLKRILKDRLPENAGVIVRTAAEGASEEELTHDINRLRAQWEEIERKAGSTKTLAPELLYGEPDLTIKVVRDVFNEDFSKLVVSGEEAWDTIEAYVMYVAPDLVGRLERWTGDEDIFAASRIDEQISKALERKVFLPSGGSLVIDRTEAMTVVDVNTGKFTGSGGNLEETVTKNNLEAAEEVVRQLRLRDIGGIIVIDFIDMVLEANRDLVLRRLVECLGRDRTKHQVAEVTSLGLVQMTRKRMGTGLLEVFGEDCEHCAGRGVVTHMEPVEHRRSAPAPDNQQQLRQDKPSRSERKRNRGRGNQQDEGIALPPAPVAETPDRAAKAEAARAALASIAAATHHAHEEQAAAHPDVQVTEAVLTINGETVTLPRAESRRPAVEEAQEAPTTRLTLDSLSEAFNRRPADADAPSVDVAPGGDAGEGNREEAAEVGDAPATGAASPVVPEAEAPARRSRPRRRVARSAQGAADTTIETQGAEPAVEPSGTRHVAKAGPIARKPEASAAEPLIFGVGVPASEL; from the coding sequence ATGGATCAGTCAGAGCAGCAGGGAAACGAACAGGCCGTAGCGGAAGCACCCGCTACCGCGCCGGGATCCCAGGAGCAGGCCGCACCGGCGAAGGCGCCGAGGAAGCGCCGTACCGCGAGCGCCCCCGAGGGGGCACCACCCAGGGCGCCGGAGGCGGCGCCCGAGGAGGAGGCAGCCGTCGCCCCCGTCCGCAAACGGGCCACCCGGGCACGCAAGCCCGTCGTCGTGACGAATGAGACCGAGGCGGACGCCGTCGCCGTGCCTGCCGGTGACGAGGCGGTTTCGCCGGTCTCCGACGCCCCTGCGGTGACGGCCCCCGTCCGTGCACCCCGCACCCGCCGACGCGCAGCGACAGCGGAAGCCGGCCCAGCCCGTCCCGTCGAGCAGCCCGCAGCCGAAACTTCAGCTACACCCGCAGCTCCACCCGCAGCTCCACCCGCAACCGATGCCGCGCCGGCCGACGCCCCTGACGCCGTCGGAGCGGGCGCCGGCCCGGCTCCCGCCGTTGCAGCCGAGGAGAAGCCAGCTCGGGCGCGCCGGACCTCGACCAGGACCCGCAGTCGCCGGGCGACCGAGCCCGTGCAGCCGGACGACGCCGCGGTCGCCGCACCCGCGGCAGCCGACACTCCCGCAGGGCGCCCGGACGCCGCGTCCTCAGCAGCCGCGACGGACTCCCGGCAGCCCGCGCAGCCCCGCGAGGACACCGCGCAGGAGGACGCGCAGGAGGACACGCAGGAGGACGCGGTGCAGCAGGATGCAGCCCAGGAGGACACGTCGTCGGACGAGAACCGGTTCGACCCCTTCGCGATCCCCGAGTCGCCCCTGTCGCTGCTGTTCCATGCGCCGGACCTCAGCACCGTCACCGTGCCGTCCGTCAGGGTGGCCCCGCCGCAGGAGGACACCGAGGAGGAGGAGCCGGACGAGTCCGGTCGTCGTTCGCGTCGCAGCCGTCGGAGTCGCACCCGTAGCCGCAGCGATGCCGGCCAGACCGACTCCGGGACGGAGGACACCGGGTCGGAGAATCCGGAGGACACCGACGGACGGACCCCGGCGAACGGTCCCGAGGAGGGCGCGGGCGTCACGTCCCGCCGCCGCCGTCGCCGCCGCCGCGGTGACCAGGACCTCGAGCTCACCGGCGGCGAGGACGACGATCCGCCCAACACCGTCACGCGCGTGCGGGCCCCCCGCCAGTCCAGCGAGCCCGCCTCGGACCGCGTGACCAGCGTCCGCGGCTCCACCCGGCTGGAGGCCAAGAAGCAGCGCCGCCGCGAGTCCCGCGACACGGGCCGCCGCCGCCAGGTCATCACCGAGGCCGAGTTCCTCGCCCGCCGCGAATCCGTGGACCGCCAGATGATCGTGCGCCAGCGCGATGACAGGATCCAGATCGGCGTCCTCGAGGACGGCATCCTCGCGGAGCACTTCGTGTCCCGTACGCAGCAGGACTCGCTGATCGGCAACGTGTACGTCGGCAAGGTGCAGAACGTGCTGCCGAGCATGGAGGCGGCGTTCGTCGACATCGGACGCGGCCGCAACGCCGTCCTGTACGCCGGAGAGGTCAACTGGGACGCCGCCGGCCTCGACGGCCAGCCGCGCCGCATCGAACTCGCGCTGAAGTCCGGCGATCCCGTCCTCGTGCAGGTCACGAAGGACCCGGTGGGCCACAAGGGCGCGCGGCTCACGAGCCAGATCTCCCTGCCCGGCCGCTACCTCGTGTACGTGCCCGGCGGCTCCATGACCGGCATCTCCCGCAAGCTGCCCGACGTCGAGCGCAACCGCCTCAAGCGGATCCTCAAGGACCGTCTGCCCGAGAACGCCGGCGTGATCGTCCGCACGGCGGCCGAGGGCGCCAGCGAGGAGGAGCTGACGCATGACATCAACCGGCTCCGCGCCCAGTGGGAGGAGATCGAGCGCAAGGCGGGCTCGACCAAGACCCTGGCGCCCGAGCTCCTCTACGGCGAGCCGGACCTCACCATCAAGGTGGTCCGCGACGTCTTCAACGAGGACTTCTCCAAGCTCGTCGTCTCCGGCGAGGAGGCCTGGGATACCATCGAGGCCTACGTCATGTACGTGGCGCCGGACCTCGTGGGCAGGCTCGAACGGTGGACGGGCGACGAGGACATCTTCGCGGCCTCGCGCATCGACGAGCAGATCTCGAAGGCACTGGAGCGCAAGGTCTTCCTGCCGTCGGGCGGTTCCCTCGTGATCGACCGCACCGAGGCCATGACCGTGGTCGACGTCAACACGGGCAAGTTCACCGGCAGCGGCGGCAACCTCGAGGAGACCGTCACCAAGAACAACCTCGAGGCGGCCGAGGAGGTGGTGCGCCAGCTCCGGCTGCGCGATATCGGCGGCATCATCGTGATCGACTTCATCGACATGGTGCTCGAGGCCAACCGCGATCTGGTGCTGCGCCGCCTCGTCGAGTGCCTCGGGCGGGACCGGACCAAGCACCAGGTGGCCGAGGTGACCTCGCTCGGACTCGTCCAGATGACGCGCAAGCGCATGGGCACCGGCCTGCTCGAGGTCTTCGGCGAGGACTGCGAGCACTGTGCGGGCCGCGGCGTCGTCACCCACATGGAACCCGTGGAGCACCGCCGTTCCGCGCCTGCACCCGACAACCAGCAGCAGCTGCGCCAGGACAAGCCGTCCCGGAGCGAGCGCAAGCGCAACCGTGGACGCGGCAACCAGCAGGACGAGGGCATCGCACTGCCCCCGGCTCCCGTGGCCGAGACCCCCGACCGCGCGGCCAAGGCCGAAGCGGCCCGCGCCGCCCTCGCCAGCATCGCGGCCGCCACGCACCACGCCCACGAGGAGCAGGCTGCTGCCCACCCCGACGTCCAGGTCACGGAAGCCGTGCTGACAATCAACGGCGAGACGGTGACACTGCCGCGGGCGGAGAGCCGTCGGCCGGCCGTCGAGGAGGCCCAGGAGGCACCGACGACGCGCCTGACGCTCGACAGCCTGAGCGAGGCCTTCAACCGCAGGCCGGCGGACGCGGACGCACCGTCCGTCGACGTGGCGCCCGGCGGCGACGCGGGGGAGGGCAACCGCGAGGAGGCCGCCGAGGTCGGGGACGCCCCCGCGACCGGCGCGGCGTCTCCCGTCGTGCCCGAGGCCGAGGCACCGGCACGCCGGTCCCGGCCGCGACGCCGGGTCGCCCGCAGCGCGCAGGGTGCTGCGGACACCACGATCGAGACCCAGGGGGCCGAGCCCGCCGTCGAGCCCTCCGGGACGCGGCATGTCGCCAAGGCCGGGCCGATCGCGCGGAAGCCGGAGGCGTCCGCTGCGGAGCCGCTGATCTTCGGCGTCGGCGTGCCGGCGTCGGAGCTGTAG
- the rplU gene encoding 50S ribosomal protein L21, whose product MVYAIVRAGGRQEKVSVGDLVTLDRVTGQAGSTFELPALLLVDGAKITSAAEDLAKVTVTAEIVENLRGPKIVIQKFKNKTGYKKRQGHRSELTRVKITGIA is encoded by the coding sequence GTGGTGTACGCGATTGTCCGCGCAGGCGGCCGCCAAGAAAAGGTTTCTGTAGGAGACCTCGTTACCCTTGACCGCGTCACCGGTCAGGCAGGAAGCACGTTCGAGCTTCCCGCCCTCCTTCTGGTAGACGGCGCCAAGATCACCTCCGCAGCGGAGGACCTCGCGAAGGTCACCGTCACTGCCGAGATCGTCGAGAATCTTCGTGGACCGAAGATTGTCATCCAGAAGTTCAAGAACAAGACCGGCTACAAGAAGCGCCAGGGTCACCGTTCGGAACTGACCCGCGTCAAAATCACAGGCATCGCGTAG
- the rpmA gene encoding 50S ribosomal protein L27 yields the protein MAHKKGASSTRNGRDSNAQFLGVKRFGGQVVKAGEIIVRQRGTHFHPGANVGRGGDDTLFALEAGAVEFGTRRGRKVVNIVGAAAE from the coding sequence ATGGCACATAAGAAGGGCGCAAGCTCCACTCGCAACGGCCGCGATTCGAACGCACAGTTCCTCGGCGTCAAGCGCTTCGGCGGCCAGGTCGTCAAGGCCGGCGAGATCATCGTCCGCCAGCGCGGCACCCACTTCCACCCGGGCGCCAACGTCGGCCGCGGCGGCGACGACACCCTGTTCGCACTCGAGGCAGGTGCCGTCGAGTTCGGTACACGCCGTGGACGCAAGGTCGTCAACATCGTGGGCGCGGCGGCAGAGTAG
- the obg gene encoding GTPase Obg has product MASFVDRVVLHVSGGTGGHGCVSVHREKFKPLGGPDGGNGGDGGNVILRVDHQTTTLLDYHHAPHRHATNGGNGMGDWRGGKNGETLVLPVPDGTVVKSKDGEVLADLVGEGTEFVAAAGGQGGLGNAALSSQKRKAPGFALLGIPGDERDVVLELKSIADIALVGFPSAGKSSLIAAMSAARPKIADYPFTTLVPNLGVVEAGSTRFTIADVPGLIEGASEGKGLGHHFLRHVERCAALVHVLDCAALETDRDPLKDLGIIERELEKYSVDMSYAGPDGDVVPLNERPRLVALNKVDVPDGRDMAEFVRPELEARGYRVFEVSASSHEGLRQLGFAMAEIVENARKAVAAAPRKVAPPVLRPRGVNAAPFRIRLEEKDALPLFRVLGEKPERWVKQTDFTNDEAVGYLADRLAKVGVEEELFKVGAKPGDTVVIGEGDGVVFDWEPTMMGGAELLAGPRGSDLRLAEYVRPTREQKREEYQERKEAKAAARADLEADRKAGIWTESVQNRTQPAPVRQEADGGSEG; this is encoded by the coding sequence GTGGCGAGTTTCGTTGACCGCGTAGTCCTGCACGTATCCGGAGGCACCGGCGGCCACGGCTGCGTCTCTGTCCACCGCGAGAAGTTCAAGCCCCTCGGCGGACCCGACGGCGGAAACGGCGGCGACGGCGGCAACGTCATCCTCCGCGTCGACCACCAGACCACCACGCTCCTGGACTATCATCACGCCCCCCACCGGCATGCCACGAACGGCGGCAACGGGATGGGTGACTGGCGCGGCGGCAAGAACGGGGAGACCCTCGTCCTGCCGGTGCCGGACGGCACCGTGGTCAAGTCGAAGGACGGCGAGGTCCTCGCCGACCTCGTCGGTGAAGGCACCGAGTTCGTCGCGGCAGCCGGCGGGCAGGGCGGCCTCGGCAACGCCGCGCTGTCCTCCCAGAAGCGCAAGGCCCCGGGGTTCGCGCTGCTCGGCATCCCCGGCGACGAGCGTGATGTCGTCCTCGAGCTCAAGTCCATCGCGGACATCGCCCTCGTGGGCTTCCCCTCCGCCGGCAAGTCCAGCCTGATCGCCGCGATGTCGGCGGCCCGCCCGAAGATCGCCGACTACCCCTTCACCACGCTCGTGCCGAACCTGGGCGTCGTCGAAGCGGGGTCCACGCGCTTCACCATCGCGGACGTCCCCGGCCTCATCGAGGGTGCGAGCGAGGGCAAGGGCCTCGGCCACCACTTCCTGCGCCACGTGGAGCGCTGCGCCGCCCTCGTGCACGTGCTGGACTGTGCCGCCCTCGAGACGGACCGCGATCCGCTCAAGGACCTCGGCATCATCGAGCGTGAGCTCGAGAAGTACTCGGTCGACATGAGCTACGCAGGGCCCGACGGCGACGTCGTCCCCCTGAACGAGCGCCCGCGCCTCGTCGCCCTCAACAAGGTGGACGTGCCGGACGGACGGGACATGGCGGAGTTCGTCCGTCCCGAGCTCGAGGCCCGTGGCTACCGCGTCTTCGAGGTGTCCGCGTCGAGCCACGAGGGACTGCGCCAGCTCGGGTTCGCGATGGCGGAGATCGTCGAGAACGCGCGCAAGGCCGTTGCCGCCGCACCCCGGAAGGTCGCGCCGCCCGTGCTGCGCCCGCGCGGGGTCAACGCCGCACCGTTCCGGATCCGCCTCGAGGAGAAGGACGCCCTTCCCCTCTTCCGCGTGCTCGGCGAGAAGCCGGAGCGCTGGGTGAAGCAGACGGACTTCACCAACGACGAGGCCGTCGGCTACCTCGCGGACCGCCTGGCCAAGGTCGGCGTCGAGGAGGAGCTGTTCAAGGTCGGGGCCAAGCCCGGCGACACGGTGGTGATCGGCGAGGGCGACGGCGTCGTCTTCGACTGGGAACCCACGATGATGGGCGGCGCCGAGCTGCTCGCCGGACCGCGCGGTTCCGACCTGCGCCTGGCCGAGTACGTCCGGCCGACGCGCGAGCAGAAGCGTGAGGAGTACCAGGAGCGCAAGGAGGCGAAGGCTGCCGCCCGGGCCGATCTCGAGGCGGACCGCAAGGCGGGCATCTGGACCGAATCGGTGCAGAACCGGACGCAGCCTGCCCCTGTGCGGCAGGAAGCGGACGGCGGGTCCGAGGGCTAG